One window of the Scyliorhinus torazame isolate Kashiwa2021f chromosome 24, sScyTor2.1, whole genome shotgun sequence genome contains the following:
- the LOC140399921 gene encoding heterogeneous nuclear ribonucleoprotein U-like protein 2: MDVKKMKVAELRQELQERSLDTRGLKAELAQRLQEALDAELLSEDGGPSRVYTPRAAGDADDDDDDEEDEDEEEDQLLADEEEEEGAEASASSETAGRRGEAKGRPGAAGEPGDEAGPSAGEAQEEEAAAAEEEKTPAAALMEVQEAAADGVTPESPEQNGEEKAPEQREQAAEPTEKTNSEREPGEGGSEERASVSQTRPPGNERRGQKRRHEERGRGYYEFREETYYNRARSPAPVGEEEETEEEFDDSLVCLDTYNSDIHFQVAKDRVGGQPLAPEKFAYLWGGARATYGVTKGKVCFEVKMTQKIPVKQIPESESERHLVRVGWSLDSSSLQLGDGEFSYGYDGVGRKWENSKLEEYGETFDENDVIGCFANFDSEEVELSFVKNGECLGVAFTVSKESLGERALFPHILSKNCAVECNFGQKEEPFFPVLEDYVFLQSVPLEERVRGAVGPKTKEECEVILMVGMPGVGKTTWVKKHVAENPEKRYTVLGTHNILDKMRVKGLEGPEMNAERRNVLVQQATQSLSKLIQIAACKKRNYILDQANVYSSAQRRKMIQFKGFSRQAMVICPSDEDWKTRMKLRTAEDGEDVPDFALNEMKVNFTLPETSDFLDTVTYVELEKEPASKLVSKYRDEAKKARPQQEKRQDRRNYRNRNDRDRNYGGNRMGRWDNRNYDRQQYGQGWSQSYGNNPAYREDYHKPYDRYRQQYDRSYSQPYDRYRDYYREYAREWHRYYEERNRYYNSYYGYR, translated from the exons ATGGACGTGAAGAAGATGAAGGTGGCCGAGCTgcggcaggagctgcaggagcgcaGCCTCGACACCCGCggcctgaaggcagagctggccCAGCGGCTGCAGGAGGCCCTGGACGCCGAGCTGCTGTCCGAGGACGGCGGCCCCAGCCGGGTGTACACCCCCAGGGCGGCGGGAGACGCCGACGACGACGACGACGACGAGGAGGACGAAGACGAGGAAGAGGACCAGTTGCTGgccgacgaggaggaggaggagggagccgAAGCCTCGGCCTCGAGTGAGACGGCCGGCCGCCGCGGGGAGGCCAAGGGCCGGCCGGGCGCCGCCGGCGAGCCCGGGGACGAGGCGGGGCCTAGCGCGGGAGAGGCCCAGGAAGAGGAGGCGGCGGCGGCGGAGGAGGAGAAGACGCCGGCGGCCGCGCTGATGGAGGTGCAGGAAGCGGCCGCTGACGGGGTGACGCCCGAGAGCCCCGAGCAGAACGGGGAGGAGAaggccccggagcagcgggagcaggCCG CGGAGCCGACAGAAAAAACAAACAGTGAGCGGGAGCCTGGAGAAGGAGGCAGCGAGGAGCGAGCTTCCGTCAGCCAGACGCGGCCCCCTGGCAACGAGCGGCGGGGCCAGAAGAGGCGCCACGAGGAACGGGGCCGAGGCTATTACGAATTCAGGGAGGAGACTTACTACAACCG GGCCAGGTCCCCGGcgcctgtgggggaggaggaggagactgAAGAGGAATTTGACGACAGTTTAGTTTGTCTCGACACCT ataacTCCGACATTCACTTCCAAGTGGCCAAAGACCGCGTGGGTGGGCAGCCGCTCGCCCCCGAGAAGTTTGCCTACCTGTGGGGCGGTGCACGAGCTACCTACGGGGTGACAAAGGGCAAAGTCTGCTTCGAGGTGAAG ATGACGCAGAAGATACCTGTGAAGCAGATACCTGAGAGCGAAAGTGAGCGCCACCTTGTCCGTGTGGGCTGGTCCCTGGACAGCTCCTCACTGCAGCTGG GAGACGGGGAGTTTTCCTATGGATACGATGGAGTAGGGAGAAAGTGGGAAAACTCCAAGCTTGAGGAATATGGAGAGACGTTTGatgagaatgatgtgattggttgttTTGCT AACTTTGACAGCGAGGAGGTGGAACTGTCCTTTGTGAAGAATGGAGAGTGCCTCGGCGTGGCTTTCACAGTTAGCAAGGAGTCTCTTGGTGAGCGGGCATTGTTTCCCCACATCCTGTCTAAAAACTGTGCAGTGGAGTGCAACTTCGGCCAGAAGGAGGAACCTTTCTTCCCAGTCCTGGAGGATTACGTGTTCCTCCAGAGTGTACCCCTGGAGGAGCGTGTGCGGGGAGCCGTCGGTCCCAAAACGAAGGAAGAGTGTGAG GTTATTCTGATGGTTGGCATGCCGGGTGTGGGTAAGACAACCTGGGTCAAGAAGCATGTTGCTGAGAACCCGGAGAAAAGGTACACCGTACTGGGCACGCACAACATTCTGGATAAGATGAGG GTCAAAGGGTTGGAAGGCCCTGAGATGAATGCGGAGCGACGGAATGTTTTGGTCCAGCAGGCGACGCAGTCCTTGAGCAAACTGATCCAGATCGCCGCTTGCAAGAAGCGCAACTACATCCTCGATCAG GCTAACGTCTACAGCTCGGCTCAGCGGCGGAAGATGATCCAATTCAAAGGCTTTAGCCGCCAGGCTATGGTGATCTGCCCAAGCGATGAGGACTGGAAGACGAGGATGAAGCTGCGGACTGCAGAGGATGGCGAGGATGTGCCAGACTTTGCACTGAATGAAATGAAAG TCAACTTTACACTCCCCGAGACAAGTGACTTCCTGGACACGGTGACTTACGTGGAGCTGGAGAAGGAGCCGGCCAGCAAGCTGGTGAGCAAGTACCGAGACGAAGCGAAGAAAGCCCGACCCCAGCAGGAGAAACGGCAAGATCGACGCAACTACCGCAACCGTAATGACCGGGACCGGAACTACG GTGGTAACCGCATGGGCAGATGGGACAACAGGAACTATGATCGGCAGCAGTACGGGCAGGGCTGGAGCCAATCGTATGGCAACAACCCTGCGTACAGAGAG GATTACCACAAGCCCTATGACCGATACAGGCAGCAGTACGACCGGTCCTATTCACAGCCCTACGATAGATACAGGGACTATTACCGGGAGTATGCTCGCGAG TGGCACCGCTATTACGAGGAGCGAAATCGGTACTACAACAGTTACTATGGTTACCGATGA